The Nitrosomonas communis genome has a segment encoding these proteins:
- the nuoH gene encoding NADH-quinone oxidoreductase subunit NuoH, giving the protein MDYTQQLFEQMFGSEWGMTVFILAKNLFYIFVIVVPLLLAVAYLTFAERKIIAYMQIRVGPNRVTFFGIPWLRGWGQPIADAVKAIMKEIIIPTGANKFLFLLAPILTIAPALAAWAVVPFSPELVLADINAGLLYILAMTSLGVYGVIIAGWASNSKYAFLGSMRSAAQLVSYELAMGFALVCVLMMAESLNLGDIVKGQQGDSLLNWYLIPLFPMFLVYFISGVAETNRAPFDVAEGESEIVAGFHVDYSGMAFTVFFLAEYANMILVATLTSIMFLGGWLPPLNIAPFNLIPGIIWLLMKIAFMLFFFLWFRATFPRYRYDQIMRLGWKIFIPITLIWIVLLGILLQLPESIKELFPLNLWFK; this is encoded by the coding sequence ATGGACTATACACAACAACTGTTTGAACAGATGTTTGGTTCTGAATGGGGCATGACAGTTTTTATTCTGGCAAAGAACCTTTTCTATATCTTTGTGATTGTTGTGCCGTTACTTTTGGCAGTTGCCTATCTCACATTTGCTGAGCGTAAGATCATTGCTTACATGCAGATTAGGGTAGGGCCTAATCGAGTCACTTTTTTCGGTATTCCATGGTTGCGTGGTTGGGGTCAGCCTATCGCAGATGCGGTAAAAGCGATCATGAAAGAAATCATCATCCCCACTGGTGCCAACAAGTTTTTGTTTCTACTCGCACCTATTCTTACGATCGCACCGGCCCTTGCAGCATGGGCAGTGGTACCTTTTTCGCCCGAACTCGTGCTTGCTGATATCAATGCTGGCTTGCTCTATATTTTAGCGATGACTTCATTGGGTGTGTATGGGGTGATCATAGCAGGATGGGCTTCTAATTCTAAATATGCGTTTCTGGGATCGATGCGATCAGCGGCACAGTTGGTTTCATATGAATTAGCGATGGGTTTTGCGCTCGTTTGTGTATTAATGATGGCTGAAAGTCTGAATTTGGGAGATATTGTTAAAGGGCAACAAGGTGATAGTTTACTGAATTGGTATTTAATCCCTCTATTTCCTATGTTCCTGGTCTATTTTATCTCTGGTGTAGCCGAGACAAACCGTGCTCCATTCGATGTTGCCGAGGGTGAATCAGAAATTGTAGCTGGATTCCATGTTGATTATTCAGGAATGGCGTTTACTGTCTTTTTCTTGGCAGAATATGCCAATATGATTTTGGTTGCGACACTTACCAGTATCATGTTTTTAGGTGGCTGGCTTCCTCCCTTGAATATTGCACCGTTTAACTTAATACCAGGGATTATATGGCTGTTAATGAAAATAGCGTTTATGTTATTTTTCTTCCTGTGGTTCCGAGCTACTTTTCCGCGTTATCGTTATGATCAAATTATGCGTCTTGGTTGGAAGATATTTATACCGATTACTTTGATATGGATTGTTCTATTAGGCATACTATTACAGCTCCCTGAATCGATTAAGGAGTTGTTCCCACTGAATTTATGGTTTAAATAA
- the nuoG gene encoding NADH-quinone oxidoreductase subunit NuoG, with product MINIEINGKQVTVPKGGTVMDGARQLGIYIPHFCYHKKLSIAANCRMCLVQVEKAPKPLPACATPATEGMKVYTHSQQAVTAQKGVMEFLLINHPLDCPICDQGGECQLQDLAVGYGASESRYQEEKRVVTNKNLGPLISTDMTRCIHCTRCVRFGQEIAGIMELGMAGRGEHSEILAFVGKTVDSELSGNVIDLCPVGALVSKPFRYTARPWELSRRKSISPHCGLGSNLVVQVKQDRVMRVLPRDNEEINECWLSDKDRFSYEGLNSEDRLTTPMIKHNGQWHACDWQEALIFTVESLKSVMERHGAKAIGALGSAHSTLEELFLLQKLIRALDGGNIDHRVRQSDFRADSHLQGVPWLGMSIADIPQLKSVLIVGSTLRKDHPLLTHRFRQAVKNGAQLSIINPIDDDLLMKIANRAIVAPSEMMHMLAQVLKAIIEDKPGAGVSEHIMQSLKAVKVTDEARAIANSILANSPAAVFLGNIAQHHPSYADIHAIAQVIAKLTGAKFGFLGEAANSVGAYLARAIPNQGVLGTEIKHAEHDSQFNAAQMLGDSLNNVASPCQAYILMNLEPEFDAYNPQQAMKAISNAEFVVSLSSFKGNVANYADVILPIAPFTETSGTFVNTEGRVQSFNGVVSPLGDTRPGWKILRVLGNLLQLEGFDYETSEQIRAQVIPAEDAITRYLSNELKDYEVNISSEEMTGLQRIGEMPIYQADPIVRRAEPLQLTRDAMPPKAWLSSALLKQFNMSEGEIVRLKQGEGKAQLEVACDDGLPANCVRVACAHPNSIALGAMFGEISVEKL from the coding sequence ATGATCAATATCGAAATCAATGGTAAGCAAGTAACTGTACCCAAAGGTGGCACCGTAATGGACGGTGCCAGGCAACTCGGGATTTATATTCCTCATTTTTGCTATCACAAAAAGTTGTCGATCGCGGCCAATTGCCGCATGTGTCTGGTACAAGTAGAGAAAGCACCTAAACCCTTACCTGCTTGTGCAACACCTGCAACAGAAGGGATGAAAGTTTATACACACTCGCAGCAGGCAGTAACGGCGCAAAAAGGAGTAATGGAGTTTTTGCTGATTAACCACCCGCTGGATTGCCCTATTTGCGATCAAGGTGGTGAATGTCAGCTACAAGATCTGGCAGTGGGTTATGGCGCCAGTGAATCACGTTATCAGGAAGAAAAACGGGTAGTTACCAATAAAAACCTGGGCCCTCTTATTTCAACTGATATGACACGCTGCATACATTGCACCCGCTGTGTACGTTTTGGTCAGGAAATTGCGGGAATCATGGAATTAGGTATGGCGGGTCGTGGTGAGCATTCAGAAATTTTAGCGTTTGTTGGTAAAACGGTTGATTCAGAATTATCAGGAAACGTGATAGATCTCTGTCCAGTGGGCGCACTGGTGAGTAAACCATTTCGTTATACTGCGCGTCCTTGGGAGCTTTCCCGGAGAAAATCGATCAGTCCTCATTGTGGTCTAGGCAGTAATTTAGTTGTGCAAGTAAAGCAAGATCGCGTGATGCGAGTTTTACCGCGTGACAATGAAGAAATTAATGAATGTTGGTTATCGGATAAAGATCGTTTCTCCTACGAAGGATTAAATTCGGAAGACCGTTTGACCACCCCCATGATCAAGCATAATGGTCAGTGGCATGCGTGTGATTGGCAGGAGGCACTGATATTTACCGTGGAGAGCTTAAAATCAGTGATGGAAAGACATGGTGCAAAAGCTATCGGAGCTTTAGGATCGGCTCATAGCACGCTGGAAGAGCTCTTTTTATTACAGAAATTAATACGAGCACTCGACGGCGGAAATATAGATCATCGTGTACGCCAATCGGATTTCCGGGCTGATAGCCACCTGCAAGGTGTGCCATGGCTAGGAATGAGCATTGCTGATATTCCACAATTGAAATCAGTTTTAATCGTTGGCAGTACCTTACGTAAGGACCATCCTCTTCTGACTCATCGTTTTCGGCAAGCCGTAAAAAATGGAGCACAGCTCAGCATTATTAATCCGATAGACGATGACCTATTAATGAAGATCGCAAACCGTGCCATTGTTGCACCTTCTGAAATGATGCATATGCTGGCGCAAGTGCTTAAAGCGATAATTGAAGATAAACCCGGTGCAGGAGTATCTGAGCACATCATGCAGTCGCTGAAAGCAGTAAAAGTTACCGATGAGGCACGTGCGATTGCAAATAGTATACTGGCTAATAGTCCAGCTGCCGTCTTTTTAGGGAATATTGCTCAGCATCATCCATCCTATGCAGATATCCATGCGATCGCGCAAGTAATTGCCAAATTAACAGGAGCAAAATTTGGATTTCTTGGGGAAGCAGCAAACAGTGTAGGCGCCTATCTTGCAAGAGCGATTCCAAATCAAGGTGTATTGGGAACTGAAATTAAGCATGCTGAGCATGACTCTCAATTCAATGCGGCACAAATGCTGGGTGATAGTTTGAATAATGTTGCGTCTCCTTGTCAGGCCTACATACTCATGAACCTGGAGCCGGAATTTGATGCATATAATCCGCAGCAAGCGATGAAAGCAATAAGCAATGCTGAATTCGTTGTTTCTCTGAGCTCTTTTAAGGGCAATGTGGCGAATTATGCAGATGTAATTTTGCCTATCGCTCCTTTTACAGAAACCTCTGGCACATTTGTGAATACAGAGGGGCGGGTGCAAAGCTTCAACGGTGTGGTTTCACCTTTGGGAGATACTCGTCCTGGCTGGAAAATATTACGGGTGTTGGGTAATTTGCTGCAATTAGAGGGTTTTGACTACGAAACATCAGAGCAAATTCGCGCACAGGTCATTCCGGCTGAAGATGCCATTACAAGATATCTTAGTAATGAGCTAAAAGATTATGAGGTGAATATATCTTCCGAGGAGATGACTGGCTTGCAACGCATTGGAGAGATGCCCATTTATCAGGCAGATCCCATTGTGCGACGCGCTGAACCTTTACAGTTGACTCGTGATGCGATGCCACCGAAAGCGTGGCTCTCTTCTGCATTGCTTAAACAGTTTAATATGAGCGAAGGCGAGATAGTTAGGTTAAAACAGGGAGAGGGTAAAGCGCAGCTTGAAGTAGCTTGTGATGATGGGCTTCCTGCCAATTGTGTGAGGGTAGCTTGTGCGCATCCCAATTCTATAGCCCTGGGTGCAATGTTTGGGGAAATTTCTGTAGAAAAATTATAA
- the nuoF gene encoding NADH-quinone oxidoreductase subunit NuoF: MTQSVQVILAGVDPTDPDNWRLKSYLKRDGYTALRKIITNKIPPENVIEEVKKSALRGRGGAGFPTGLKWSFMPRQYEGDKYLVCNSDEGEPGTFKDRDIMRYNPHILIEGMAIAAYAIGVKAGYNYVHGEIWETYERMEEAVEEARQAGFLGNNILGSEFSFQLNNHHGYGAYICGEETALLESIEGKKGQPRFKPPFPASFGLYGKPTTINNTETFASVPWIIRHGGEKYLQLGKPNNGGTKIFSVSGHVNKPGNYEVPLGTPFAKLLEMAGGMRGGRKLKGCIPGGSSMPVLPGDVMMQTDMDYDSIAKAGSMLGSGAVIIMDDTTCMVRALERLSYFYYEESCGQCTPCREGTGWLYRIINRIEHGKGKPEDLDLLDNLADNIQGRTICALGDAAAMPVRAMLQHFRDEFVYHIEHKKCMV; encoded by the coding sequence ATGACTCAGTCTGTCCAGGTGATTTTAGCTGGTGTCGATCCAACTGATCCTGATAACTGGAGATTAAAAAGTTATCTTAAGCGTGATGGCTATACTGCTCTCAGAAAAATAATTACCAATAAGATCCCGCCTGAAAATGTTATTGAAGAGGTCAAAAAATCCGCATTACGTGGTCGTGGCGGGGCAGGCTTCCCCACAGGCTTGAAATGGAGTTTCATGCCCCGTCAATACGAGGGAGATAAGTATCTGGTATGTAATTCTGATGAAGGTGAGCCGGGGACATTTAAAGATCGCGACATCATGCGATACAATCCGCATATCTTGATTGAAGGTATGGCGATTGCTGCTTATGCCATAGGAGTTAAAGCAGGTTACAACTATGTTCATGGTGAGATCTGGGAAACCTATGAGCGTATGGAAGAAGCTGTCGAAGAAGCACGCCAAGCCGGTTTTTTAGGGAACAATATTCTGGGTTCAGAATTTAGCTTCCAGCTTAACAATCATCATGGCTATGGTGCGTATATTTGTGGGGAGGAAACAGCACTACTGGAATCGATAGAAGGTAAAAAAGGGCAGCCCCGTTTCAAGCCGCCTTTTCCTGCAAGCTTTGGTCTTTACGGTAAACCGACGACTATCAACAATACAGAAACATTTGCATCAGTACCTTGGATCATACGTCATGGTGGAGAAAAATACCTACAGCTAGGGAAACCCAACAATGGTGGCACCAAGATTTTTTCAGTATCAGGTCATGTTAATAAGCCAGGAAATTATGAAGTACCGCTAGGAACCCCTTTTGCGAAACTGCTAGAAATGGCAGGAGGAATGCGTGGTGGCAGAAAACTAAAAGGATGTATTCCTGGCGGGTCTTCCATGCCTGTTCTACCGGGTGATGTGATGATGCAAACAGATATGGACTATGACTCCATTGCTAAAGCCGGCTCAATGCTCGGTTCGGGGGCAGTCATTATCATGGACGACACAACCTGTATGGTGAGAGCACTGGAACGCTTATCTTATTTTTATTATGAAGAATCCTGTGGTCAGTGTACGCCGTGTAGGGAAGGAACGGGCTGGCTTTATCGTATTATCAATCGCATAGAGCACGGGAAAGGTAAACCGGAAGATCTAGATTTGCTCGATAATCTGGCTGACAATATTCAAGGACGCACCATTTGTGCGTTAGGCGATGCAGCGGCAATGCCCGTACGCGCAATGTTGCAGCATTTTCGAGATGAGTTTGTGTATCACATTGAGCATAAGAAATGCATGGTGTGA
- the nuoE gene encoding NADH-quinone oxidoreductase subunit NuoE — protein sequence MLSAESLEKINREIAKYPADQKQSAVMSALAIAQDEKGWLATETMDFIAKYLGMPAIAVYEVATFYGMYNLKPVGKYKLTVCTNLPCALSGGNDAANYLKQKLGIGFNETTADGLFTLKEGECMGACGDAPVLLVNNKRMCSFMSNEQIDQLLEELRK from the coding sequence ATGTTAAGCGCTGAATCCTTGGAAAAAATAAATCGAGAGATTGCAAAATATCCAGCCGATCAAAAACAATCGGCAGTGATGTCTGCACTTGCTATTGCGCAGGATGAAAAAGGCTGGCTCGCTACCGAAACCATGGATTTCATTGCCAAATATTTAGGCATGCCAGCTATTGCAGTATATGAAGTTGCGACATTTTATGGCATGTACAATTTGAAGCCAGTAGGGAAATATAAGCTTACAGTATGTACCAATCTGCCATGTGCCTTATCGGGCGGAAATGATGCGGCGAATTATTTAAAGCAAAAGCTTGGAATAGGGTTTAATGAAACGACAGCTGACGGACTCTTCACGCTTAAGGAAGGCGAATGTATGGGAGCGTGTGGAGATGCTCCAGTTTTGTTGGTTAATAACAAGCGTATGTGTAGTTTTATGTCTAATGAGCAAATAGATCAACTGCTGGAGGAATTGCGCAAATGA
- a CDS encoding NADH-quinone oxidoreductase subunit D, which produces MAEIRNYTMNFGPQHPAAHGVLRLVMELDGEVIRRLDPHIGLLHRATEKLAENKTYIQSVPYMDRLDYVSMMANEHAYVMAIERLLQIEVPLRAQYIRVMFDEITRILNHLLWLGAHALDVGAMTVFLYAFRDREDLMDCYEAVSGARMHAAYYRPGGVYRDLPDTMPQYQASQVHDEKETQKRNENRQGSLLDFIEDFTNRFPKYVDEYETLLTDNRIWKQRLVDIGVVSPERAKALGFTGPMLRGSGVEWDLRKKQPYEVYDKVDFDIPVGVNGDCYDRYLVRIEEMRQSTRIIKQCVEWLRHNPGPVIIDNHKVAPPSRVAMKQNMEELIHHFKLFTEGIHVPPGEVYAAVEHPKGEFGIYIISDSGNKPYRLKIRAPGFAHLASIDEMARGHMIADLVAIIGTQDIVFGEIDR; this is translated from the coding sequence ATGGCTGAAATACGTAATTACACCATGAATTTTGGACCACAACACCCTGCCGCACACGGTGTTTTACGGTTGGTAATGGAATTAGATGGTGAAGTAATCAGGCGATTAGATCCGCATATTGGGTTGTTACATCGTGCCACAGAAAAACTGGCCGAAAACAAGACTTATATTCAGTCAGTGCCTTATATGGACCGGCTGGATTATGTTTCAATGATGGCGAATGAGCATGCGTATGTAATGGCAATTGAGCGGTTATTGCAAATTGAGGTGCCTTTGCGAGCCCAGTATATACGCGTCATGTTTGATGAGATAACGAGAATATTGAATCATTTACTCTGGCTGGGAGCACACGCGCTTGATGTGGGAGCCATGACAGTGTTTCTCTATGCATTCCGTGACAGAGAAGATTTGATGGACTGCTATGAAGCCGTGTCAGGAGCAAGAATGCATGCAGCCTATTATCGACCTGGTGGTGTCTATCGAGATCTGCCTGACACAATGCCTCAGTATCAAGCCTCACAAGTTCATGACGAAAAGGAAACACAAAAAAGAAATGAAAATCGTCAAGGATCCCTGCTTGATTTTATCGAAGATTTTACGAATCGTTTTCCAAAATACGTCGATGAATATGAAACACTTCTGACTGATAATCGTATCTGGAAACAAAGATTAGTTGATATTGGTGTGGTTTCACCCGAGCGCGCCAAAGCTTTGGGTTTTACCGGACCAATGTTGCGAGGCTCCGGAGTAGAATGGGATTTACGCAAAAAACAACCATATGAGGTCTATGATAAGGTTGATTTTGATATACCAGTAGGAGTTAATGGCGATTGCTATGATCGCTATTTAGTGCGTATAGAAGAAATGCGGCAATCTACCCGGATTATTAAGCAGTGTGTTGAATGGCTCCGTCACAATCCTGGTCCAGTTATAATTGATAACCATAAAGTTGCACCTCCTTCGCGTGTAGCCATGAAACAGAACATGGAAGAGTTGATTCATCACTTTAAACTTTTCACTGAAGGTATTCATGTTCCACCTGGCGAAGTATATGCAGCCGTTGAACATCCCAAAGGGGAATTTGGTATCTATATTATCTCTGACAGTGGCAACAAACCCTACCGTTTAAAAATTCGCGCACCAGGATTTGCTCATTTGGCCTCTATAGATGAAATGGCACGTGGTCATATGATTGCTGATTTAGTTGCCATCATAGGTACACAAGATATTGTTTTTGGTGAAATAGACAGATAA
- a CDS encoding NADH-quinone oxidoreductase subunit C, with protein MSISRSEKLASSLQSVLDSKLVSLSQHLHEITIVVRPQDLLDVAEALRDHPDLNFDTLIDLCGVDYSAHTHDSFAGEGRQNRRFAVVYHLLSVNLNHRVRVRVFADDNELPIVDSVMGIWPAANWFEREAFDLYGIVFFNHPDLRRILTDYGFIGNPFRKDFPLSGYVEMRYDADQKRVIYQPVTIEPREITPYVIREDFYGEGKKVD; from the coding sequence ATGTCGATTAGTCGTTCGGAAAAGCTCGCATCATCTTTGCAGAGTGTACTTGATAGTAAGCTAGTAAGTTTGAGTCAACACCTGCATGAAATAACCATTGTGGTAAGGCCACAAGATTTGTTGGATGTAGCGGAAGCATTGCGCGACCATCCTGATCTGAATTTTGATACGCTTATTGATTTGTGTGGTGTGGATTATTCAGCCCATACTCATGATTCTTTTGCGGGAGAAGGGCGCCAGAACAGACGATTTGCCGTTGTTTATCACTTGCTTTCAGTCAATCTCAATCATCGAGTGCGAGTAAGAGTATTTGCCGATGATAATGAATTACCGATAGTGGATTCGGTAATGGGCATTTGGCCAGCAGCTAATTGGTTTGAGCGCGAAGCATTCGATCTTTACGGTATCGTTTTTTTCAATCATCCTGATTTACGAAGGATTCTTACTGATTATGGTTTTATTGGTAATCCATTCCGTAAAGATTTTCCGTTATCTGGATATGTAGAGATGCGCTATGATGCTGATCAGAAACGAGTTATTTATCAACCCGTCACAATAGAGCCTCGAGAGATAACACCTTATGTCATCCGTGAGGATTTTTACGGTGAAGGAAAAAAGGTCGATTAA
- a CDS encoding NuoB/complex I 20 kDa subunit family protein — MMDSTVDKGFITTSLDSVINWGRTGSMWPMTFGLACCAVEMMQTGASRYDLDRFGIVFRPSPRQSDVMIVAGTLCNKMAPALRKVYDQMAEPRWVISMGSCANGGGYYHYSYSVVRGCDRIVPVDIYVPGCPPTAEALLYGIIQLQNKIKRTNTIAR, encoded by the coding sequence ATGATGGACAGTACAGTAGATAAAGGTTTTATAACCACTAGTCTGGATTCTGTAATTAATTGGGGTCGTACCGGGTCAATGTGGCCAATGACATTTGGGCTTGCCTGTTGTGCAGTAGAAATGATGCAGACTGGAGCATCACGATATGATCTGGATCGATTTGGAATAGTTTTCCGACCTAGCCCGCGACAATCAGACGTAATGATTGTAGCAGGAACATTATGCAACAAGATGGCTCCCGCATTACGTAAAGTTTATGATCAAATGGCTGAACCACGCTGGGTTATTTCCATGGGTTCCTGTGCAAATGGTGGGGGTTATTACCATTATTCATATTCTGTCGTTCGTGGCTGTGATCGAATTGTACCAGTTGATATTTATGTTCCGGGATGCCCGCCGACTGCTGAAGCTCTCCTTTATGGAATCATTCAGCTCCAAAATAAAATCAAAAGAACAAATACCATTGCTCGTTAG
- a CDS encoding NADH-quinone oxidoreductase subunit A: MLGNYFPILLFILVGLAVGILSMLAGWLFAPNRPDSEKLSPYECGFEAFEDARMKFDVRYYLIAILFILFDLEIAFLFPWAVVLNEIGMFGFIAMLVFLGILVVGFAYEWMKGALEWD; the protein is encoded by the coding sequence ATGCTTGGTAATTATTTTCCAATTCTCCTTTTCATTTTGGTTGGGTTGGCAGTGGGTATATTATCCATGTTGGCTGGCTGGTTGTTTGCACCCAATCGACCTGATAGTGAGAAATTATCGCCCTATGAATGTGGTTTTGAAGCCTTTGAAGATGCACGTATGAAGTTTGATGTGCGCTATTATTTGATAGCGATATTATTTATTCTGTTTGATCTGGAAATTGCCTTCCTTTTTCCCTGGGCAGTGGTATTAAATGAAATTGGTATGTTTGGCTTTATTGCGATGCTAGTATTTCTTGGCATACTTGTGGTAGGTTTTGCTTATGAGTGGATGAAAGGTGCCCTAGAGTGGGATTGA
- the secG gene encoding preprotein translocase subunit SecG codes for METIVWSIHLIAALVVIVLVLLQHGKGADMGAAFGSGSAGSLFGASGSANFLSRTTALAATVFFVTSLSLAYFSGGATESTSIMKRFEVESAGVKEAETTTDTKPSAEESVNDAASKAGEIPE; via the coding sequence ATGGAAACAATAGTTTGGTCGATACATCTGATAGCAGCGTTGGTAGTGATAGTTTTAGTTTTATTGCAACATGGAAAAGGCGCAGATATGGGTGCTGCATTTGGCAGTGGCTCAGCCGGAAGTCTTTTTGGTGCAAGTGGTTCAGCTAATTTTCTGAGTAGAACAACTGCTTTGGCCGCTACGGTATTTTTTGTTACTAGCTTGTCGCTCGCTTATTTCTCTGGTGGCGCGACTGAAAGCACCAGTATAATGAAGCGTTTTGAAGTGGAGTCTGCTGGAGTAAAAGAGGCAGAAACAACAACAGATACGAAGCCTTCTGCAGAAGAGTCAGTTAATGATGCTGCTTCTAAGGCTGGGGAAATACCTGAATAA
- the tpiA gene encoding triose-phosphate isomerase: MRAKLVVGNWKMNGNLVQNQELLTAIIPGSEGLRDIICAVCVPYPYLPAVQLALKDTHIFWGAQNVSQFDLGAYTGEVAVEMLLDFDCRYVIVGHSERRSLFGEDNHTVAEKFKKAQSAGLIPILCVGETLAQREIGETERVIEEQLDAVIKLTGANSLTQSVIAYEPVWAIGTGRTATPAQAQSVHAFIRSKIAKQNTEVAANVQILYGGSVKAGNASDLFAMPDIDGGLIGGASLNANEFISICSAAQR, translated from the coding sequence ATGCGCGCAAAGCTGGTTGTCGGTAACTGGAAAATGAATGGCAATCTGGTACAGAACCAGGAGCTGCTCACTGCAATCATTCCCGGTAGCGAGGGATTACGGGATATCATATGTGCAGTTTGTGTGCCTTATCCTTATTTGCCAGCGGTGCAGCTTGCTCTGAAAGATACTCATATATTCTGGGGCGCACAAAATGTCAGTCAATTTGATCTGGGTGCCTATACTGGCGAAGTGGCGGTAGAGATGTTGTTGGATTTTGATTGTCGTTATGTGATTGTTGGGCATTCCGAGAGACGATCTTTGTTTGGTGAGGATAACCATACCGTAGCCGAGAAGTTTAAGAAAGCCCAGAGCGCTGGTTTGATACCCATTCTATGTGTCGGTGAGACATTGGCACAACGTGAAATTGGTGAAACGGAGCGAGTAATAGAAGAGCAGCTTGATGCCGTGATCAAGTTAACCGGAGCTAATTCGTTAACGCAGTCAGTTATTGCTTATGAGCCTGTATGGGCAATTGGTACGGGCAGAACGGCGACTCCCGCACAAGCTCAGAGTGTGCATGCCTTTATACGCAGCAAGATTGCTAAGCAAAACACAGAAGTGGCGGCTAACGTGCAGATCCTATATGGAGGAAGCGTAAAAGCTGGTAATGCCAGCGATTTATTTGCAATGCCTGATATCGATGGAGGATTGATAGGAGGCGCTTCATTGAATGCTAATGAGTTTATTTCAATCTGTTCAGCTGCCCAGCGATGA
- a CDS encoding sulfotransferase domain-containing protein, which produces MPTLPKRTRIYQNHHFDSTRWDYFEPRENDIVVATSYKAGTTWTQAIVAHLLFPDRNFPTAPAEMSPWLDMRIMPLEVVLNKLKAQTHRRFIKTHLPLDGMLYSEKIKYLYIARDPRDVFMSLWNHYKSMKDEFFTLMNLLPGRVGDELPRPPDDIHTFWRNWITRGSFAWETDGWPYWSHLSNVQSWWNFRHLPNIQLFHYNDMLEDTEREVRRMAAFLEIDVSENTWADIIQAVSFAEMKRQGDQYAPGGGHFWKGGAQTFLHKGTNGRWREVLSDKEITLYEAACDRALTFDCREWLESGGTI; this is translated from the coding sequence ATGCCAACTTTACCGAAGCGTACCCGTATCTACCAGAATCATCATTTCGATAGCACCCGTTGGGATTATTTCGAGCCGCGCGAGAATGATATCGTCGTGGCTACATCATACAAGGCGGGTACGACCTGGACTCAGGCTATTGTGGCACATCTGCTTTTTCCAGATAGAAATTTCCCGACTGCCCCTGCGGAAATGTCACCGTGGCTGGATATGCGCATTATGCCGCTTGAAGTAGTGTTGAACAAATTGAAAGCTCAGACGCACCGTCGCTTCATCAAGACGCATTTGCCGCTTGATGGAATGTTGTATAGTGAGAAAATCAAGTACCTTTATATTGCCCGCGATCCGCGGGATGTTTTCATGTCGTTATGGAATCATTATAAGAGTATGAAGGATGAGTTTTTTACACTGATGAATTTGCTGCCGGGCCGAGTGGGTGATGAGCTGCCGCGACCACCTGATGATATCCATACCTTTTGGCGAAATTGGATAACGCGCGGTTCGTTCGCGTGGGAAACTGATGGTTGGCCCTATTGGTCGCATCTATCCAATGTACAGTCTTGGTGGAATTTTCGTCACCTGCCAAACATTCAACTATTTCACTACAACGACATGCTCGAAGATACTGAGCGGGAAGTGCGCCGCATGGCTGCATTTCTGGAAATTGATGTGTCCGAGAATACTTGGGCTGACATCATCCAGGCAGTTTCCTTTGCGGAAATGAAACGTCAGGGAGATCAATACGCGCCAGGAGGTGGCCATTTCTGGAAAGGAGGAGCACAAACTTTTCTTCATAAAGGTACAAACGGTCGTTGGCGTGAGGTGCTTTCTGACAAGGAGATAACGCTGTATGAGGCTGCTTGTGATCGAGCACTCACTTTCGACTGTCGTGAATGGCTCGAGAGCGGTGGTACGATCTAA
- a CDS encoding acyl-CoA thioesterase → MPNIPYDPARHVSLPESQPILRTVPMPSDTNYAGDIFGGWIMSQVDIAGSIPAIRRARGRVATVAVNSFVFKQPVFVGDIVSFYANIIKIGRTSITVDVSVYAQRGTREGGEEICIKVTEAVLTYVAIDENRRPKVVPPE, encoded by the coding sequence ATGCCAAACATTCCGTATGATCCCGCACGACACGTTTCCTTGCCAGAAAGTCAGCCCATCTTGCGCACAGTACCGATGCCATCGGATACCAATTACGCTGGTGATATTTTCGGTGGCTGGATCATGTCGCAAGTCGATATTGCGGGCAGCATTCCCGCCATCCGGCGAGCACGAGGACGCGTCGCAACTGTGGCTGTCAATTCCTTTGTATTTAAGCAACCTGTGTTTGTGGGCGATATCGTTAGTTTCTACGCCAATATTATCAAGATAGGGCGTACATCGATTACCGTCGATGTATCGGTCTATGCGCAACGTGGTACACGGGAAGGTGGAGAAGAGATCTGCATCAAAGTAACCGAAGCGGTATTAACTTACGTAGCGATTGATGAAAACCGGCGACCAAAGGTAGTGCCGCCGGAATAG